The Candidatus Methylomirabilis lanthanidiphila genome contains the following window.
GGCCAGGATGGTCGTCCCGTGAGGCGCCCCTTGCAGCTCACGGATCTCAGCCGGCGACAGCCCTTCAAGCCTGATCTGCATCTGGGGCAGCAGGTCCGACCGACACTGTCGGAGCAGGTCAAAAAAACTCGAACCTGGAACTATGGAATCGAAGAGCGTATGCATGAATATCCCGAATGGAGTGTGTGCGCGCGCTAAACCGCGATGTTTTCGAGCAGTTCCGCGGCGGTATCGGAGCGATCCAGCAGTTCGGCCGCCAACTTTCTGGTTCCCCTCGACGGATCGGCCATGGGAACTCGTTTGACCGTCGCCTCACCGGTGTCGAAGATCACCGAACTCCAGCTTGCCCCATAGACCTCGTCGGGGTACTTCTGCAGGCACATCCCGCGGAAGTAGG
Protein-coding sequences here:
- a CDS encoding proteasome component; the encoded protein is HGLITSYMNRKGCSFDDQRVFMLDLQYHDLRRDKGLYFTLERQGYVDRIVSDEEILSAMNTPPPDTRAYFRGMCLQKYPDEVYGASWSSVIFDTGEATVKRVPMADPSRGTRKLAAELLDRSDTAAELLENIAV